Proteins found in one Equus przewalskii isolate Varuska chromosome 20, EquPr2, whole genome shotgun sequence genomic segment:
- the IRX1 gene encoding iroquois-class homeodomain protein IRX-1 has protein sequence MSFPQLGYPQYLSAAGPGAYGGERPGVLAAAAAAAAAAASSGRPGAAELGAGAGAAAVTSVLGMYAAAGPYAGAPNYSAFLPYAADLSLFSQMGSQYELKDNPGVHPATFAAHTAPAYYPYGQFQYGDPGRPKNATRESTSTLKAWLNEHRKNPYPTKGEKIMLAIITKMTLTQVSTWFANARRRLKKENKVTWGARSKDQEDGALFGSDTEGDPEKTEDDEEIDLESIDIDKIDEHDGDQSNEDDEDKAEAPRAPAAPTALALDQGSPLAAADALKPQDSPLGLAKEVPEPGSTRLLSPSAAAGGLQGAPHSKPKIWSLAETATSPDGAPKTSPPPPPSSHPGAHGPPAGAPLQHPAFLPSHGLYTCHIGKFSNWTNGAFLAQGSLLNMRSFLGVGAPHAAPHGPHLPAPPPPQPPVTVATGVLHGDKASARSSPALPERDLVPRPDSPAQQLKSPFQPVRDNSLAPQEGTPRILAALPSA, from the exons ATGTCCTTCCCGCAGCTGGGCTACCCGCAGTACCTGAGCGCCGCGGGGCCCGGCGCCTACGGCGGCGAGCGCCCGGGAGTGCTGGCCGcggccgccgctgccgccgccgccgccgcctcgtcGGGCCGGCCTGGGGCGGCGGAGctgggcgcgggcgcgggcgcggccgCCGTCACCTCTGTCCTGGGCATGTACGCGGCGGCCGGCCCGTACGCGGGCGCGCCCAACTACAGCGCCTTCCTGCCCTACGCCGCCGACCTCAGCCTCTTCTCGCAGATG GGCTCACAGTATGAACTCAAGGACAACCCCGGGGTGCACCCTGCCACCTTCGCAGCCCACACGGCGCCAGCCTACTATCCTTACGGCCAGTTCCAGTACGGGGATCCCGGGCGGCCCAAGAACGCCACGCGCGAGAGCACCAGCACGCTCAAGGCCTGGCTCAACGAGCACCGCAAGAACCCCTACCCCACCAAGGGCGAGAAGATCATGCTGGCCATCATCACCAAGATGACCCTCACGCAGGTCTCCACCTGGTTCGCCAACGCGCGCCGGCGCCTCAAGAAGGAGAACAAGGTGACGTGGGGCGCGCGCAGCAAAGACCAGGAGGACGGCGCCCTCTTCGGAAGCGACACCGAGGGCGACCCCGAGAAGACGGAGGACGACGAGGAGATCGATCTGGAGAGCATCGACATCGACAAGATCGACGAGCACGATGGCGACCAGAGCAACGAGGACGACGAGGACAAGGCGGAGGCGCCGCGCGCGCCTGCGGCGCCCACAGCCCTCGCCCTGGACCAAGGCTCACCGCTGGCGGCCGCCGACGCGCTCAAGCCCCAAGACTCACCCCTGGGCCTGGCCAAGGAGGTCCCGGAGCCTGGTAGCACGCGTCTGCTGAGTCCCAGCGCCGCGGCCGGCGGCCTGCAGGGCGCGCCGCACAGCAAGCCCAAGATCTGGTCACTGGCCGAGACGGCCACGAGCCCCGACGGCGCGCCTAAGACCTCGCCGCCGCCACCGCCCTCCAGCCATCCCGGCGCGCACGGGCCCCCAGCGGGCGCGCCGCTGCAACACCCCGCCTTCCTGCCCAGCCACGGACTGTACACCTGCCACATCGGCAAGTTCTCCAACTGGACCAACGGCGCGTTCCTGGCGCAGGGCTCGCTGCTCAACATGCGCTCCTTCCTGGGCGTTGGCGCGCCCCACGCCGCGCCCCATGGCCCGCACCTGCCCGCGCCTCCACCGCCGCAGCCGCCCGTCACCGTAGCCACGGGGGTGCTCCACGGCGACAAGGCCTCGGCCCGCAGCAGCCCCGCGCTCCCAG AGAGAGACCTCGTCCCCAGGCCAGACTCGCCGGCACAGCAGTTAAAGTCGCCCTTCCAGCCGGTGCGCGACAA CTCGCTGGCCCCGCAGGAGGGAACGCCGCGGATCCTAGCAGCCCTCCCTTCCGCCTGA